In Leptodesmis sichuanensis A121, the following are encoded in one genomic region:
- a CDS encoding CIA30 family protein: MAEPTRQPWDVERFLQTLNYFETIPVVSWVQKMFFGSTPPPPPQPQAGVIFDFSQPSPTLSQTWGALDDVVMGGVSASSLQFQDGVAVFTGNVSTANSGGFASVRTRNFEPPLDLSGQAGMELQVKGDGQRYKFLVRDEDSWDSVAFSYSFDTVADQWMTVRIPFNLLVPVFRAKTVNTGRSLNVAKIRSLQLMLSKFEYDGALNPHFQPGEFRLQVRSIGVY; the protein is encoded by the coding sequence ATGGCTGAACCAACTCGCCAACCCTGGGATGTGGAACGATTTCTACAAACTCTGAATTATTTTGAGACCATTCCTGTTGTTAGTTGGGTACAAAAAATGTTCTTTGGTTCCACCCCTCCTCCACCTCCCCAACCCCAGGCGGGAGTAATTTTTGATTTTAGCCAACCCTCCCCCACCCTCAGCCAAACCTGGGGAGCGCTGGATGATGTGGTGATGGGTGGCGTGAGTGCCAGTTCGCTGCAGTTTCAGGATGGAGTGGCAGTCTTTACCGGCAATGTGTCAACAGCCAATTCGGGGGGCTTTGCCTCGGTGCGTACCCGTAACTTTGAGCCGCCTTTAGATTTATCGGGTCAGGCGGGCATGGAGTTGCAGGTGAAAGGAGATGGGCAGCGCTACAAGTTTCTGGTGCGGGATGAAGACTCCTGGGACAGTGTAGCTTTTTCCTATTCCTTCGATACGGTGGCCGATCAATGGATGACGGTACGAATTCCCTTTAACTTACTCGTTCCGGTGTTTCGTGCCAAAACGGTGAACACGGGACGATCGCTCAATGTTGCCAAAATCCGCTCCCTGCAACTGATGTTGAGCAAGTTTGAATATGATGGCGCACTTAATCCTCACTTTCAACCGGGAGAGTTTCGCTTGCAGGTGCGATCGATCGGTGTGTATTAG
- a CDS encoding ABC transporter ATP-binding protein, whose amino-acid sequence MIVPFLTPSRRVHDKIHLLHPTPHTRSATMDSAIVPYTETAPTNRPAVVETYELGKTYRAGFWMTQKVPSLKNFTLQVFEGETFGLLGPNGAGKTTLLKVLLGIVRPSKGRGLVLGKPIGDRATKQRIGYLPENPYFYDYLTGWEILQFTGGLFGIPKHIRRKRIPELLDLVGLAQSAAKRKQLRQYSKGMLQRIGMAQALINDPELVFLDEPMSGLDPLGRYQIREIILSLKSQGKTIFFNSHILADVEQICDRVAILAEGERICLGSLDELLGTSNVYRARVKGGNPDVLKNRLGQMEFRDGFWQGEVLGNPQDFLGSLNLMGAQLVDLQLARPSLEEFFVHQLQERGIRQSS is encoded by the coding sequence TTGATCGTTCCATTCCTGACTCCTTCCCGTCGGGTACACGATAAAATTCACCTTCTCCACCCTACACCCCATACCCGCTCTGCAACAATGGATTCTGCGATCGTTCCCTACACCGAAACTGCGCCTACCAACCGTCCTGCCGTCGTTGAAACCTACGAACTCGGTAAAACCTATCGGGCTGGCTTCTGGATGACCCAGAAAGTGCCCTCTTTGAAAAACTTCACCCTGCAGGTATTTGAGGGCGAGACGTTTGGACTGTTGGGGCCGAATGGAGCGGGAAAAACCACTTTACTGAAAGTCTTGTTAGGAATCGTGCGACCCTCCAAAGGACGAGGGTTGGTGCTGGGGAAACCGATCGGCGATCGAGCCACCAAACAACGGATTGGCTACCTACCGGAAAATCCCTACTTTTACGACTACCTGACCGGATGGGAGATTTTGCAGTTCACCGGGGGATTGTTCGGGATTCCCAAACACATTCGCCGCAAGCGCATCCCGGAACTCCTGGATCTCGTAGGACTGGCCCAATCCGCCGCCAAACGCAAACAACTGCGCCAATATTCCAAAGGTATGCTGCAACGCATTGGTATGGCACAGGCGTTGATCAATGACCCGGAATTAGTGTTTCTGGATGAACCGATGTCGGGCCTGGATCCGCTGGGACGGTATCAAATTCGGGAAATTATTCTGTCCCTAAAGTCGCAGGGCAAGACAATCTTTTTCAACAGTCATATCCTGGCGGATGTGGAGCAAATTTGCGATCGGGTGGCCATCCTCGCTGAAGGGGAACGCATTTGTCTCGGATCTCTGGACGAACTCTTGGGCACCTCGAATGTCTATCGAGCCAGGGTGAAGGGGGGCAATCCCGATGTGCTAAAAAACCGCCTGGGCCAGATGGAATTTCGCGATGGCTTCTGGCAGGGAGAAGTGTTGGGTAATCCCCAGGACTTTTTAGGCAGCCTCAATCTTATGGGTGCTCAATTGGTTGATTTGCAACTCGCTCGTCCTTCCCTGGAGGAATTCTTTGTTCATCAACTTCAAGAACGGGGCATTCGGCAGAGTAGTTAA
- a CDS encoding homoserine kinase, whose protein sequence is MTDGFFPVVYSALSSRALADKVLTRYAIGEITGCQFWHRGLSDVYVVTAGGQQYILRVSHSHWRTQSDIQFELELLDFLRERCIPVAYPLRTQDGHLWIEINALEGKRYASLFIYAPGRIALGDMNPTQSYRLGETVAKLHQTAQSFCCPVDRQPLTLEYLLDDSFQVIAPFLQNKPDYLADLTNTIACIKFQLQDFPKEPPLWGICWGDPHSGNVHFTEDNQITLFDFDQCGYGWRIFEIAKFEQVALQCGLGAKIRDAFISGYQSVEPLLEYETAALQAFTQAAHVWAWAICLNHALLHDYSRLDDGFFQHRLAHLKMLRSPEWQLF, encoded by the coding sequence ATGACTGACGGTTTCTTTCCAGTTGTCTACTCAGCCCTGTCCAGTCGTGCTTTGGCAGACAAGGTGCTGACTCGTTATGCGATCGGCGAGATCACAGGGTGTCAATTCTGGCATCGGGGCTTGAGCGATGTGTATGTGGTGACGGCAGGTGGGCAGCAGTACATTCTGCGGGTTTCCCATTCCCACTGGCGCACCCAATCCGATATCCAGTTTGAACTGGAGTTGTTAGATTTTCTGCGTGAACGCTGCATTCCCGTTGCCTATCCCCTGCGAACCCAGGACGGGCATCTGTGGATCGAAATTAACGCGCTGGAAGGAAAACGCTACGCCAGTCTATTTATTTACGCACCAGGCAGAATCGCATTAGGCGACATGAATCCGACTCAGAGTTATCGGCTGGGGGAAACTGTGGCCAAGTTACATCAAACGGCTCAGTCTTTCTGCTGTCCGGTCGATCGCCAGCCACTCACCCTGGAATATCTGCTGGATGATTCGTTTCAAGTCATCGCCCCTTTTCTGCAAAATAAACCAGATTACCTGGCCGATTTGACCAACACGATTGCCTGCATCAAATTTCAACTTCAAGACTTTCCCAAAGAGCCGCCCCTGTGGGGAATTTGCTGGGGCGATCCGCACAGTGGTAATGTCCATTTCACGGAGGATAACCAGATTACCCTGTTTGATTTTGATCAGTGTGGCTATGGGTGGCGCATTTTCGAGATTGCCAAGTTTGAACAGGTGGCGTTGCAATGCGGCTTGGGTGCCAAAATCCGAGATGCCTTTATCAGCGGCTATCAGTCTGTAGAACCATTGCTGGAGTACGAAACGGCAGCCCTGCAAGCTTTTACTCAGGCCGCTCATGTCTGGGCCTGGGCCATCTGCCTCAATCACGCTCTGTTGCACGACTACAGTCGCCTGGATGATGGCTTTTTCCAGCACCGACTGGCGCATTTAAAAATGCTGCGATCGCCGGAATGGCAATTGTTTTAA
- a CDS encoding trifunctional serine/threonine-protein kinase/ATP-binding protein/sensor histidine kinase, translated as MKIAAESARVAGYQLVEQVYSGSRTLIYRAIREVDQCPVVMKLLQREYPSFNELLQFRNQYLIAKRLEIPGVIRPYSLEPYRNGHALIMEDMGGISLRDYLKTRSLSLRQFLQIAISLSEILHGVHQQRIIHKDIKPANILIHPETQDIKLIDFSIASLLPRETQEIQNPEGLEGTLAYMSPEQTGRMNRGLDYRTDFYSLGVTFYELLTGQLPFQTTDPMEAIHCHIARPPMPVHEVNPQVPIALSAIVAKLMAKNAEDRYQSALGLKQDLEFCLSQLETTGSIPPFPLGQWDLCDRFVIPEKLYGRQIEVATLLDSFEQVNQGHSQLVLVAGFSGIGKTAVVNEVHKPIVRQRGYFIKGKFDQFNRDIPFSAFVQALRDLMGQLLTESDTQLEHWKTAILQALGDNGQVILEVIPELEAIIGPQPAVPELSGMEAQNRFHNLFQAFIQVFATADHPLVMFLDDLQWADLASLNLMQLLTQQPDRGSLLLLGAYRDNEVSATHPLMLMVEKLRKADIPIRLLPLPPLSQTDINDLIADTLNVSPEVALPLTQLVYQKTQGNPFFATQLLKSLYADGWIVFNQETRQWQCDINQIKSLVLSDDVVEFMTLQLQKLPPQSQEVLQLAACIGNQFDLATLATVCEKPSLAVAAELWTALQEGFILPQNEVYKFFQATEAEELTIAADLEGSQMSSSGSQLLSYRFLHDRIQQAAYSLIADDQKQATHLRIGKLLLRHTSAKEREERLFEIVNHLNRGSSLITQPQEQEKLAHLNLLAGRKAKAATAYSAAIEYLTAGIHLLPATAWDSEYALTLALYTELTEAAYLSTDYDQMEQWAALVLQHAKTLLDTIKTHQIRMMAAKSQGRLLDSLQIGLQVLPLLGVEFPDQPTQEDIGQAFAVTRQLWQDREPLSLLDLPAMTDAYSLAVMDLITVMIPSAYMAAPDLMPLLIFKQVELSIRHGNCPVSVFAYSDYGLMLCGVIGDIPSGYEFGQLALQLLETLQVNAFKSRAWFVVHTFIKHWKAPLREIVPRLQEAYQSGLETGDLECVALNASAYCFSAYYSGQELTGLAEEMDAYRQTIRQFKQFAPLDYQEIYQQAVLNLLGQSETPDRLVGSVFNEEAALPVLQAANHRTTLFYLHLNQTMLAYLFGQYSRAAQTSTQAAQYLDGAISTFMIPLHCFYDCLVYLALYEDSPLEEQQRILQRVEAQQEQLRRWADLAPCNHEHRWALVEAERHRVLGERLAAMEQYDRAIASAKANHFIQDEALANELAGRFYLSWNKERFAQGYLTEAYYGYARWGAAAKAIDLELHYPQLLAPVLKQAETTLNTQETLMLSNRTVPSSHGTSSSSGVSTTLDLLSVLKVSQVLSQEIELDNLLTTLLQVLIENAGADKGVLILQKDNQSFVEAVMHIGQSSAGLQSTPLEESRDVPLTLISMVKRNLQPTVIMDGGLHPSLARDIYILKQMPKSLLCTPILHQGKLLGILYLENSLVTGAFTHDRVELLNLLCTQAAISLENARLYQQAQQALLDLQQAQLQLVQSEKMSALGNLVAGVAHEINNPVGFLAGNLTPAQEYVSDLLGLIDLYQQEYPTSTRVIQNAIEVIDLDYLREDLPKLLNSMKLGVERIRSISQSLRTFSRADKDYKVPFDIHEGLDSTLLILKHRLKASDGHPAIDVVKHYGQLPLIHCFPGQLNQVFMNILANVIDALEETNAGRSFAEIEANPNRITIATQVLDENWIAIQIADNGIGMTEEVKCRIFDHLFTTKAVGKGTGLGMAIAHQIVVEKHAGTIEVNSMPGQGTEMVIKLPIKAS; from the coding sequence ATGAAGATAGCAGCAGAGAGTGCGAGAGTTGCCGGATATCAACTGGTTGAGCAAGTCTACTCTGGTTCCAGAACCCTGATTTATCGAGCAATTCGGGAAGTCGATCAATGCCCGGTTGTGATGAAGCTGCTGCAACGAGAATACCCAAGTTTTAACGAACTGTTACAGTTCCGTAATCAATACCTGATTGCCAAACGGCTGGAGATTCCTGGCGTTATCCGTCCTTACAGCCTGGAACCCTACCGTAATGGCCACGCCCTGATCATGGAAGACATGGGCGGCATCTCACTTCGGGATTACCTCAAAACTCGCTCCCTGAGCCTGCGGCAGTTTCTGCAAATCGCCATTTCGCTGTCCGAAATTCTTCATGGTGTGCATCAGCAGCGGATCATTCACAAGGACATCAAACCCGCCAACATTCTGATTCACCCAGAAACCCAGGACATTAAACTGATTGACTTCAGCATTGCCTCGTTGCTACCGCGTGAAACTCAGGAAATTCAAAATCCGGAGGGGCTGGAAGGCACCCTGGCTTATATGTCGCCGGAACAAACGGGACGGATGAATCGAGGGCTGGACTACCGCACTGATTTCTATTCCCTGGGAGTCACATTCTACGAGTTACTAACGGGACAACTTCCCTTCCAGACGACGGATCCGATGGAGGCAATTCACTGCCACATTGCCAGACCGCCCATGCCAGTTCATGAGGTCAATCCGCAAGTGCCGATCGCTCTCTCTGCGATCGTTGCCAAACTGATGGCAAAAAACGCGGAAGATCGCTATCAAAGTGCCCTGGGGCTGAAACAGGATCTGGAATTCTGCCTCAGCCAACTGGAAACCACTGGCAGCATTCCTCCTTTCCCTCTGGGACAATGGGATTTGTGCGATCGCTTCGTTATTCCCGAAAAACTATATGGACGACAGATCGAAGTGGCCACCCTGCTCGACTCCTTTGAACAGGTCAATCAGGGGCATAGCCAGCTGGTGCTGGTGGCAGGTTTTTCCGGGATTGGTAAAACCGCTGTTGTGAACGAAGTCCATAAACCGATCGTGCGGCAGCGGGGCTATTTCATTAAGGGCAAATTCGACCAGTTCAATCGCGACATTCCCTTTTCTGCTTTCGTACAGGCTCTGCGAGACTTAATGGGGCAACTGCTGACCGAAAGCGATACCCAACTGGAACACTGGAAGACTGCCATCCTGCAAGCCCTGGGTGACAATGGACAGGTGATTCTGGAGGTGATTCCGGAATTGGAAGCGATCATCGGCCCCCAACCCGCCGTCCCAGAACTATCTGGTATGGAAGCCCAAAACCGCTTCCACAATCTGTTTCAAGCCTTCATTCAGGTGTTTGCCACGGCAGACCATCCCCTGGTGATGTTCCTGGATGACCTACAGTGGGCGGATCTGGCCTCTCTGAACTTGATGCAACTTCTGACTCAGCAGCCCGATCGAGGCTCTCTCCTGTTGCTGGGAGCTTACCGCGATAACGAAGTCAGTGCCACCCATCCCCTGATGCTGATGGTGGAGAAACTGCGAAAAGCCGATATTCCCATTCGTCTGCTTCCGCTGCCTCCTCTAAGCCAGACCGATATTAATGATCTGATTGCCGACACACTGAATGTCTCACCAGAAGTGGCCCTGCCGCTTACCCAACTGGTCTATCAGAAAACCCAGGGGAATCCCTTTTTTGCCACCCAACTGCTCAAATCTCTGTATGCAGACGGTTGGATAGTGTTCAATCAGGAAACCCGCCAGTGGCAATGCGACATCAATCAGATCAAATCCCTGGTGTTGAGTGATGATGTCGTGGAATTCATGACGCTGCAATTGCAAAAACTTCCCCCCCAATCCCAGGAGGTTTTACAACTGGCCGCCTGTATTGGCAACCAATTTGACCTGGCCACCCTGGCAACGGTGTGTGAAAAACCTTCCCTGGCCGTGGCTGCAGAACTCTGGACAGCCCTGCAAGAAGGTTTTATCCTGCCGCAAAATGAAGTCTACAAGTTTTTCCAGGCAACTGAAGCGGAAGAATTGACGATCGCTGCTGATCTGGAAGGGAGTCAGATGTCGTCCTCTGGTTCTCAGTTACTGAGCTACCGCTTTTTGCACGATCGCATCCAGCAAGCCGCCTATTCCCTGATTGCCGATGATCAAAAGCAGGCGACCCATCTGCGAATTGGCAAATTGTTACTCCGCCACACTTCTGCCAAGGAACGGGAAGAGCGCCTATTTGAAATCGTCAACCACCTGAATAGGGGCAGTTCCCTGATTACCCAACCGCAGGAACAGGAAAAACTGGCGCACCTAAACCTGCTGGCAGGACGGAAAGCTAAAGCGGCGACAGCTTATAGTGCGGCGATCGAGTACCTGACCGCAGGAATTCATCTGTTGCCAGCCACCGCCTGGGACAGCGAATATGCCCTGACCCTGGCCCTGTATACCGAACTGACAGAGGCCGCTTATCTCAGTACCGACTATGACCAGATGGAACAGTGGGCTGCGCTGGTCTTGCAACACGCCAAAACCTTACTGGATACGATTAAAACTCACCAGATTCGGATGATGGCTGCCAAAAGCCAGGGACGACTTCTGGATTCGCTGCAAATTGGGTTGCAGGTATTGCCATTACTGGGTGTGGAGTTCCCCGACCAGCCCACCCAGGAGGATATTGGCCAGGCATTTGCAGTGACCCGGCAATTGTGGCAGGACAGAGAACCCTTGAGTTTACTGGATCTGCCTGCCATGACAGATGCGTATTCCCTGGCCGTGATGGATCTCATAACCGTGATGATTCCCTCTGCCTATATGGCGGCTCCCGATTTAATGCCACTACTAATTTTCAAGCAAGTGGAATTATCCATTCGGCATGGCAACTGTCCCGTATCTGTTTTTGCCTATAGCGACTATGGGCTGATGCTCTGTGGGGTGATAGGCGATATTCCATCCGGTTATGAATTTGGGCAACTGGCACTTCAACTGTTGGAGACCTTGCAAGTGAATGCCTTCAAATCCAGAGCCTGGTTTGTTGTTCACACCTTCATCAAACACTGGAAAGCTCCCCTGCGTGAAATCGTACCCCGGTTACAGGAAGCCTACCAAAGTGGGTTAGAAACTGGAGATTTAGAGTGTGTGGCCTTAAATGCCAGTGCCTATTGTTTCTCTGCCTATTACTCTGGACAGGAATTAACTGGTCTTGCCGAAGAGATGGACGCTTACCGCCAGACAATCCGGCAATTCAAACAATTTGCGCCACTGGATTACCAGGAAATTTATCAACAAGCGGTTCTCAATTTGTTGGGGCAGAGTGAAACTCCCGATCGCCTGGTTGGTTCCGTCTTTAACGAGGAAGCAGCACTGCCAGTCCTGCAAGCGGCCAACCATCGGACGACCCTGTTCTATCTGCATTTGAATCAAACCATGCTGGCCTATCTGTTTGGGCAATATTCGCGAGCCGCTCAGACCTCTACCCAGGCCGCACAATACCTGGATGGCGCGATCTCCACCTTTATGATTCCACTCCACTGTTTCTACGATTGCCTCGTATATCTGGCGTTGTATGAGGACTCTCCCCTGGAGGAACAGCAACGGATTCTGCAGCGGGTTGAGGCTCAGCAGGAACAACTCCGGCGATGGGCAGATCTGGCTCCCTGCAACCACGAACATCGGTGGGCACTGGTGGAGGCGGAACGACATCGGGTGTTGGGAGAACGATTGGCAGCGATGGAACAGTACGATCGCGCCATTGCCAGCGCTAAAGCCAATCACTTTATTCAAGATGAAGCCCTGGCGAATGAATTGGCTGGACGGTTCTACCTTTCCTGGAATAAAGAACGGTTTGCCCAGGGATATTTGACTGAAGCCTATTATGGCTATGCTCGCTGGGGGGCAGCCGCCAAAGCGATCGACCTGGAACTCCACTATCCCCAGTTACTGGCTCCCGTGTTGAAACAGGCAGAAACCACCCTCAACACCCAGGAAACGCTGATGCTTTCCAACCGCACGGTTCCCAGTAGTCATGGCACCTCCTCCAGTAGTGGTGTTTCCACTACCCTGGATTTGTTAAGTGTGCTGAAAGTCTCGCAAGTGCTGTCCCAGGAGATTGAACTGGACAACCTCTTGACAACGCTGTTGCAGGTGTTGATTGAAAATGCGGGGGCGGACAAGGGCGTGCTGATTCTCCAGAAAGACAACCAATCTTTTGTGGAAGCCGTCATGCACATCGGGCAGAGTTCGGCAGGGTTGCAGTCAACGCCTTTGGAAGAGAGTCGGGATGTTCCCCTGACGCTGATCAGCATGGTGAAGCGTAACCTGCAACCGACGGTGATTATGGATGGCGGTCTGCATCCGTCCCTGGCCAGGGATATATATATTCTCAAGCAGATGCCCAAGAGCCTGCTGTGTACGCCCATTCTGCATCAAGGCAAATTACTGGGAATACTATACCTGGAAAATAGTCTGGTGACGGGAGCCTTTACCCACGATCGGGTGGAATTATTGAATCTTCTCTGCACCCAGGCGGCAATCTCCCTGGAAAATGCCCGTCTGTACCAGCAGGCCCAACAAGCCCTGCTCGATCTGCAACAGGCCCAATTGCAGCTTGTTCAGAGTGAAAAAATGTCTGCTCTGGGAAATCTCGTGGCTGGCGTAGCCCATGAGATCAACAATCCAGTTGGCTTTCTGGCAGGAAATCTGACCCCAGCTCAGGAATATGTGAGTGATTTGCTTGGCCTGATCGATCTCTATCAGCAAGAGTATCCCACCTCAACACGGGTGATTCAGAATGCGATCGAGGTAATCGATCTGGACTATTTGCGGGAAGACTTACCCAAACTGCTGAACTCCATGAAATTAGGAGTGGAGCGGATTCGCAGCATCAGTCAAAGTTTGCGGACGTTTTCCCGTGCCGACAAGGACTACAAAGTGCCGTTTGACATCCACGAAGGACTGGATAGCACTCTGTTGATCCTGAAGCATCGTCTGAAAGCCAGCGATGGCCATCCAGCAATAGATGTTGTGAAGCACTATGGTCAGTTGCCGTTGATCCATTGCTTTCCTGGCCAGTTAAATCAGGTGTTTATGAACATCCTGGCGAATGTGATCGATGCCCTGGAAGAAACCAACGCAGGGCGCAGTTTTGCAGAAATTGAAGCGAATCCCAATCGGATTACGATCGCGACGCAAGTGCTGGATGAAAACTGGATCGCCATTCAGATTGCCGATAACGGTATTGGCATGACAGAGGAGGTCAAATGTCGCATATTTGACCATCTATTCACCACTAAAGCTGTGGGTAAGGGAACAGGATTGGGAATGGCGATCGCCCATCAGATTGTGGTCGAGAAGCATGCTGGAACGATTGAAGTGAATTCCATGCCAGGACAGGGAACGGAAATGGTGATTAAGTTACCCATCAAAGCGAGTTGA
- a CDS encoding protease inhibitor I42 family protein, producing MSDITLTNADNGKTLTLKPGQTLTLRLPENPTTGYRWSISSLNAQVLQLIDDRFESSSAAAIGGGGQRVLTFQAQQPGQISLSLNNRREWQDAASPLESFTVMIQVAQQ from the coding sequence ATGTCTGACATCACGCTGACCAATGCTGACAATGGTAAAACCCTCACCCTCAAACCGGGACAAACCCTCACCTTGCGATTACCTGAAAATCCTACAACGGGGTATCGCTGGTCAATTTCATCGCTCAATGCCCAGGTGTTGCAACTGATCGACGATCGCTTTGAGTCATCCAGTGCAGCCGCGATCGGTGGAGGTGGCCAGCGAGTGCTGACATTTCAAGCCCAGCAACCTGGACAAATTAGCCTGAGTTTAAACAACAGGCGAGAATGGCAGGATGCAGCGTCGCCACTGGAATCCTTCACGGTCATGATTCAGGTAGCCCAACAATAA
- a CDS encoding C1 family peptidase, whose product MDPIKLQAAIDLAGAGWQAGETSVSRLSPDEQRLLCGYVPGPGEPSLEEQERMASSKYAAFQATAAASSFGYPAAYDLRTGGFVTNVKDQGSCGSCVAFGTIATIEATFRRQRNNPNLDINLSEAHLYYCYAKSQGRTCANGWWPDKAMECAQQGIVDDACFPYTARDQNCALCSDWQNRLVKITNFKKLNDIAAMKEWVSTRGALSACFTVYNDFFSYKSGVYRHVTGGVVGGHCVSIVGYDDNAGCWICKNSWGTGFGEQGYFKIAYGQCGIEASIYAVEGILETGWLSNVKVQGLWANNADLNAFVYLSNGIGWRRLCTANVNAHIDMLTQLAASKAQDRVVSVYQDNGIITQIYAW is encoded by the coding sequence ATGGATCCGATTAAATTGCAGGCCGCGATCGACCTGGCAGGTGCTGGTTGGCAAGCAGGCGAAACCAGTGTGTCTCGTTTATCCCCCGACGAGCAACGGTTGCTCTGTGGCTATGTTCCTGGCCCTGGTGAGCCATCTTTAGAAGAGCAGGAACGGATGGCCAGCAGCAAATATGCTGCGTTTCAGGCTACTGCGGCGGCCTCTAGTTTTGGCTATCCCGCCGCGTATGATTTACGCACCGGTGGCTTTGTTACTAATGTCAAAGACCAGGGTAGCTGCGGCTCCTGTGTGGCATTTGGGACGATCGCGACGATCGAAGCCACATTTCGACGCCAGCGCAACAATCCCAACCTGGATATCAACCTGTCTGAGGCACACCTATATTACTGTTATGCCAAGTCTCAGGGACGCACCTGTGCCAACGGTTGGTGGCCCGATAAAGCAATGGAGTGTGCCCAGCAGGGGATTGTAGATGATGCCTGTTTTCCTTACACCGCAAGGGATCAAAACTGTGCTCTGTGCTCTGACTGGCAAAACCGTCTGGTCAAAATCACCAACTTCAAAAAGCTCAATGATATTGCGGCAATGAAAGAGTGGGTCTCTACTCGCGGTGCTCTCAGCGCTTGCTTTACCGTTTATAACGACTTTTTCTCTTACAAGAGTGGAGTCTATCGTCATGTGACAGGCGGCGTTGTGGGTGGTCACTGCGTCTCGATCGTTGGTTATGACGATAATGCAGGCTGCTGGATTTGCAAGAACAGTTGGGGCACTGGTTTTGGTGAACAGGGCTACTTCAAGATCGCCTATGGTCAATGTGGCATTGAGGCTTCCATTTATGCCGTTGAAGGGATTTTGGAAACTGGCTGGCTGAGCAATGTGAAAGTACAGGGTCTGTGGGCCAATAATGCTGACCTGAATGCATTCGTTTACCTGAGCAATGGCATTGGTTGGCGCAGACTGTGTACTGCAAATGTGAATGCGCATATTGATATGCTGACCCAACTGGCTGCCTCCAAAGCTCAAGATCGGGTCGTCTCGGTTTATCAAGATAATGGCATCATTACACAGATTTATGCCTGGTAG